A window of Vulpes lagopus strain Blue_001 chromosome 21, ASM1834538v1, whole genome shotgun sequence contains these coding sequences:
- the C21H12orf60 gene encoding uncharacterized protein C12orf60 homolog yields the protein MSSESEEDKERLVQAAKTFFLHMQDLAAFTNMLIELFNSTMNTQIQSMTVKEDDNAKDVFEQMFKIFKEMQSVVETKYDQMQKEPLYSKIATAVCSMVENTTNVKELQQSAKEVFKTVQTPVIVSALNSSNILGILESSLSLLMKYPVMNLQLGDLYRKDIKEQSDANTSKKKTSPGPSKIGTIDILKKLQDALETEDSKNTIKSIAVQLEEVVKTIAPILEVLQKAINTMETKVSLPKKANY from the coding sequence atgtcttcagaATCAGAAGAGGATAAAGAGAGGCTGGTTCAAGCTGCCAAAACATTTTTCCTTCACATGCAAGATCTTGCTGCCTTCACTAACATGCTTATTGAATTGTTTAACAGCACTATGAATACTCAGATCCAGTCCATGACTGTGAAAGAAGATGATAATGCCAAGGATGTCTTTGAACAaatgttcaaaatttttaaagagatgcaATCTGTAGTGGAGACAAAGTATGACCAAATGCAAAAGGAACCTTTATATTCCAAGATTGCAACAGCTGTTTGCTCTATGGTTGAGAATACCACCAATGTAAAGGAGTTGCAGCAGTCAGCTAAAGAAGTGTTCAAAACCGTTCAAACACCAGTCATTGTCTCTGCATTGAATAGTAGTAACATCCTTGGGATTTTGGAATCTTCTCTTTCACTCTTGATGAAATATCCCGTCATGAATCTTCAGTTAGGTGACCTCTATAGAAAAGACATCAAAGAGCAATCAGATGCCAACACAtccaagaaaaaaacaagtccGGGTCCATCCAAAATTGGTACAATAGACATCTTGAAAAAATTGCAGGATGCGCTAGAAACTGAGGATTCCAAGAATACCATCAAGTCAATCGCAGTTCAGTTGGAGGAAGTTGTCAAAACAATAGCGCCAATCTTAGAAGTCCTCCAAAAAGCCATAAATACTATGGAAACCAAGGTTTCTCTGCCCAAGAAAGCCAATTACTAG